A genomic region of Tsukamurella pulmonis contains the following coding sequences:
- a CDS encoding NAD(P)H-quinone oxidoreductase, with translation MRAIGVDETTQNLQLIDLPIPEPGPGEVRIAVAATAVNRADLMQRRGLYPPPPGASPILGLEVSGTVDAVGPDVEGPAIGDEVCALLSGGGYAQYALAPAAQCLPVPAGVSLVDAAALPEVACTVHSNLVTEAGLRAGETVLLHGGGSGIGTHAIQLAKALGATVAVTVGSEYKAQRCRELGADIVIDYHTEDFAEVMQDRADVILDIMGAKYLPRNVRALAPQGRLVIIGLQGGVEGTLNIAALLAKRGRVSATNLRGRPATGPHSKAEVVAAVRAQVWPLFADGALRPVVSARLPLAEAEAAHELVNSPESVGKVLLTP, from the coding sequence ATGAGGGCGATCGGAGTGGACGAGACCACGCAGAACCTGCAGCTCATCGACCTCCCGATACCCGAGCCCGGTCCCGGGGAGGTGCGGATCGCCGTCGCGGCGACGGCCGTCAATCGCGCCGATCTGATGCAGCGCAGGGGTCTCTACCCACCGCCGCCCGGCGCCAGCCCGATCCTCGGCCTGGAGGTCTCCGGCACCGTCGACGCGGTGGGACCGGACGTGGAGGGCCCGGCGATCGGCGACGAGGTGTGTGCGCTGCTGTCCGGCGGCGGCTACGCGCAGTACGCACTCGCACCCGCCGCGCAGTGCCTGCCCGTCCCCGCCGGCGTCTCCCTCGTCGACGCCGCGGCGCTGCCCGAGGTCGCCTGCACCGTGCACTCCAACCTCGTCACCGAGGCGGGACTACGCGCCGGCGAGACGGTCCTGCTCCACGGCGGCGGCAGCGGAATCGGTACGCACGCCATCCAACTCGCCAAGGCGCTCGGCGCGACCGTCGCCGTCACCGTCGGGTCGGAGTACAAGGCGCAGCGCTGCCGTGAACTGGGCGCCGACATCGTGATCGATTACCACACCGAGGATTTCGCCGAGGTCATGCAGGACCGCGCCGACGTGATCCTCGACATCATGGGCGCCAAGTACCTGCCGCGCAACGTCCGGGCGCTCGCACCGCAGGGACGACTCGTGATCATCGGCCTGCAGGGCGGAGTCGAGGGAACACTGAACATCGCTGCGCTGCTGGCCAAACGGGGCCGAGTCAGCGCCACGAACCTGCGCGGTCGGCCCGCCACCGGACCGCACAGCAAGGCCGAGGTGGTGGCCGCGGTGCGCGCGCAGGTCTGGCCCCTGTTCGCCGACGGTGCGCTGCGCCCCGTCGTCTCCGCGCGGCTCCCCCTCGCCGAGGCCGAGGCCGCCCACGAGCTGGTGAACTCGCCCGAATCCGTCGGAAAGGTCCTGCTGACACCATGA
- a CDS encoding thiolase family protein, translating to MTEAVIVDIVRTPSGKGKPGGALHPVHPVDLFAGVIAALIERNDLDPALVEDVIGGCVQQVGDQALNIARVSALAAGLPVETPGTTIDRQCGSSQQAAHFAAQGVIAGAYDVVIAGGVESMSRVPMGTSSAGGAPFAPLAARFPRLPHQGIGAELLAARGKFDREALDVFAAESHRRAAATQATGGFDREIVPVVLPGGGTHTVDETVRASTTAEGLGGLKPAFADPRFAEQYPEIDWSITPGNSSPLTDGASAALIMSAAKAEALGLTPRARFHAFSVVGSDPEVMLSGPIPATHKVLDRAGLRADDIDAFEVNEAFASVPMAWAAEFDIDPARLNPRGGAIALGHPLGASGTRLLATLVNHLEQTGGRYGLQTMCEGNGMANGTIIERL from the coding sequence ATGACCGAAGCCGTCATCGTCGACATCGTCCGCACCCCGTCGGGGAAGGGGAAGCCGGGCGGCGCCCTGCACCCCGTGCATCCCGTGGATCTGTTCGCCGGTGTCATCGCGGCCCTGATCGAGCGGAACGACCTCGATCCCGCGCTCGTCGAGGATGTGATCGGCGGGTGCGTGCAGCAGGTGGGGGACCAGGCGCTCAACATCGCACGCGTCTCCGCCCTCGCCGCCGGGCTGCCCGTCGAGACGCCCGGCACCACGATCGACCGGCAGTGCGGATCCTCGCAACAGGCCGCGCATTTCGCGGCGCAGGGCGTGATCGCCGGTGCCTACGACGTGGTGATCGCCGGCGGCGTCGAGTCGATGAGCCGCGTTCCCATGGGGACCAGCTCCGCCGGCGGCGCTCCGTTCGCTCCGCTGGCCGCGCGGTTCCCGCGCCTGCCGCACCAGGGGATCGGGGCCGAATTGCTCGCCGCCCGAGGCAAGTTCGATCGCGAGGCACTCGACGTGTTCGCCGCCGAATCGCACCGACGTGCGGCGGCCACCCAGGCCACCGGCGGCTTCGATCGGGAGATCGTTCCTGTCGTGCTGCCCGGCGGCGGAACGCACACCGTCGACGAGACCGTCCGAGCGTCGACCACCGCGGAGGGGCTGGGCGGGCTGAAGCCGGCCTTCGCCGACCCGCGGTTCGCCGAGCAGTATCCCGAGATCGACTGGTCGATCACGCCGGGCAACTCGTCGCCGCTCACCGACGGTGCCTCCGCCGCGCTCATCATGAGCGCCGCGAAGGCGGAGGCGCTGGGCCTGACCCCGCGGGCGCGGTTCCACGCGTTCTCGGTGGTCGGGTCGGACCCGGAGGTCATGCTCAGCGGCCCGATCCCCGCGACGCACAAGGTGCTCGACCGCGCCGGCCTGCGGGCCGACGACATCGACGCCTTCGAGGTGAACGAGGCCTTCGCCTCGGTGCCGATGGCCTGGGCCGCCGAGTTCGACATCGATCCCGCCCGCCTGAACCCGCGCGGCGGCGCCATCGCCCTGGGGCACCCGCTCGGCGCGTCCGGCACTCGCCTGCTCGCGACGCTGGTCAACCACCTCGAGCAGACCGGCGGGCGCTACGGCCTGCAGACGATGTGTGAGGGCAACGGCATGGCCAACGGAACGATCATCGAACGTCTCTGA